In Bacteroidota bacterium, one genomic interval encodes:
- the sucC gene encoding ADP-forming succinate--CoA ligase subunit beta, with amino-acid sequence MKIHEYQGKSILRKFNVPVPEGGPAFTPDEAVEVARRLGGNLWVVKAQIHAGGRGKGGGVKVAKSLEEVRSLATQILGMRLVTHQTGPEGRIVKRLLVEQGISIARELYLGVTLDRSRSQDVVMASSQGGVEIEQVAEEHPELILKEAVDPAIGFREYQARSLAFGLGLTGDAFKSGVRFLLALYNAYQASDASLAEINPLVVTTGGAVLALDAKINFDDNALARHPEFAELRDPDEEEPLEIEASKHNLNYIKLDGNVGCMVNGAGLAMATMDIIKLAGGEPANFLDVGGGANVKTVSNGFKIILSDKNVKAVLINIFGGIVRCDRVANGVVEAARNVHVGVPVVVRLEGTNAKEARQILANSGLNFAVASTLQDAADKVTKTIRS; translated from the coding sequence ATGAAAATACACGAATACCAGGGAAAGAGCATCCTCAGAAAATTCAATGTGCCTGTCCCCGAGGGAGGGCCGGCGTTCACTCCCGATGAAGCGGTGGAGGTCGCCCGGCGCCTCGGCGGCAATCTCTGGGTCGTAAAAGCCCAGATCCACGCCGGCGGCAGAGGGAAAGGGGGCGGCGTCAAGGTCGCGAAGTCGCTCGAGGAAGTGCGGAGTCTCGCCACGCAGATTCTCGGGATGCGGCTTGTCACGCACCAGACCGGCCCTGAGGGGAGAATCGTCAAGCGCCTCCTCGTCGAGCAGGGCATCTCGATCGCCCGAGAGCTCTACCTGGGGGTGACGCTCGACAGGTCCCGCTCTCAGGATGTGGTGATGGCTTCGAGCCAGGGGGGTGTGGAAATCGAGCAGGTCGCGGAAGAACATCCGGAACTGATCCTCAAGGAAGCGGTCGATCCCGCGATCGGGTTCCGCGAGTACCAGGCACGGTCCCTCGCTTTCGGCCTCGGCCTGACCGGGGATGCGTTCAAGTCCGGAGTCCGGTTTCTCTTGGCGCTCTATAACGCCTACCAGGCTTCGGACGCGTCGCTCGCCGAGATCAATCCTCTCGTAGTCACGACAGGCGGGGCCGTCCTTGCGCTCGACGCGAAGATCAATTTCGACGACAACGCCCTCGCCAGGCATCCGGAATTTGCGGAACTGCGCGATCCGGATGAGGAAGAGCCGCTCGAGATCGAGGCGTCGAAGCACAATCTGAATTACATCAAGCTCGACGGAAACGTCGGATGCATGGTCAACGGCGCGGGCCTCGCCATGGCGACGATGGATATCATCAAGCTCGCGGGAGGAGAGCCGGCAAATTTTCTGGACGTGGGGGGCGGAGCGAACGTGAAGACGGTCTCGAACGGCTTCAAGATCATCCTCTCCGACAAGAACGTCAAAGCCGTCCTCATCAACATTTTCGGCGGGATCGTACGGTGTGACCGCGTCGCGAACGGAGTCGTCGAGGCGGCGAGGAACGTCCACGTCGGCGTGCCGGTCGTCGTGCGCCTGGAGGGGACGAACGCCAAAGAAGCGAGACAAATCCTCGCCAACTCCGGTTTGAATTTTGCGGTGGCATCCACGCTCCAGGACGCCGCCGATAAAGTGACCAAGACGATCAGAAGCTGA
- a CDS encoding BadF/BadG/BcrA/BcrD ATPase family protein, protein MPGQVRYVIGIDGGGTKTDALITGLDGTIVAECHGGPSHLGNVGISHAADVLFDLISDCCTKAECSPEALQNIVLGIAGAGRGSDRAELVNAILAVGLKKKFPLKNIVVETDARVALEAALAGKPGLVVIGGTGSIALYRTDSGVILRAGGWGSVLGDEGGGFAIARDAINAVMRQHDGRFEKTLLTAKALKHFNVASPDELISKIYHDHADLAAFAPSVLEAVVERDRIAHNVIVKNANELVELVRVLTMQARPKMKLPVVPMGRLLETDNVYAKMVREKIASSLPQIVIQKPKFPAAFGAAILGLNAFR, encoded by the coding sequence ATGCCCGGGCAAGTCCGTTATGTGATCGGAATCGATGGCGGCGGGACTAAAACCGACGCGCTCATCACAGGGCTCGACGGCACGATCGTCGCGGAGTGTCACGGAGGCCCGAGCCACCTGGGCAATGTCGGCATCTCTCATGCCGCGGACGTGCTGTTCGACCTGATCTCGGACTGTTGCACCAAGGCGGAGTGTTCTCCGGAGGCGCTGCAGAACATCGTGCTCGGAATCGCCGGCGCGGGGAGGGGATCGGACAGGGCCGAGCTCGTCAACGCGATTCTTGCCGTCGGGTTGAAGAAGAAATTTCCCCTGAAGAACATCGTCGTTGAAACGGACGCCCGGGTCGCGCTCGAGGCGGCCCTTGCCGGGAAGCCGGGGCTTGTCGTGATCGGCGGAACCGGTTCCATCGCCCTCTACCGCACCGATTCGGGGGTCATTCTCCGGGCGGGCGGATGGGGGAGCGTCCTCGGCGATGAGGGGGGCGGATTCGCCATCGCAAGGGATGCGATCAACGCGGTGATGCGGCAGCACGACGGCAGATTCGAGAAAACCCTCCTCACCGCGAAAGCCCTCAAGCATTTCAACGTCGCCTCCCCGGACGAATTGATCTCCAAGATTTATCATGACCACGCGGATCTCGCGGCGTTCGCCCCGAGCGTCCTGGAGGCCGTCGTCGAGCGCGACCGCATCGCCCACAATGTGATCGTGAAGAACGCGAACGAGCTTGTCGAGCTTGTGCGCGTCCTGACTATGCAGGCCCGCCCCAAGATGAAGCTCCCGGTCGTCCCGATGGGCCGCCTTCTCGAAACGGACAATGTCTACGCGAAAATGGTGAGAGAGAAAATCGCGAGTTCCCTTCCCCAGATCGTCATCCAAAAGCCAAAATTTCCTGCCGCGTTCGGCGCGGCGATCCTCGGATTGAATGCCTTTCGTTAA
- a CDS encoding TIGR00282 family metallophosphoesterase translates to MAQKVLNILFIGDIVGKPGLDLVESLLKSYVQKYSIDFCIANGENLVEGKGINEEGAAKVFSLGVHVITGGNHLWDNWGARKVLAANRNVLRPLNYPPENPGNGFIVYDLGEKGKVGVLNLQGRVFMQPLDCPFRKADWAVGKMQEQTKVIVLDMHAEATAEKVALGWHLDGRITALLGTHTHIQTADARILPRGTAYLTDVGMTGPYDSVIGLKKEIAIKRFLHQTPYKYELASHDVRLSGVYVQADSETGKALKIESFVYPAFS, encoded by the coding sequence GTGGCCCAAAAAGTCCTCAACATACTCTTCATCGGCGACATTGTCGGCAAACCCGGGCTCGATCTGGTCGAGTCGCTCCTCAAGAGCTACGTTCAAAAGTACAGCATCGATTTCTGCATCGCAAACGGCGAGAACCTTGTCGAAGGGAAGGGGATCAACGAAGAGGGGGCCGCCAAGGTCTTCAGCCTCGGTGTCCACGTCATCACGGGGGGAAATCACCTCTGGGACAACTGGGGGGCGAGGAAGGTCCTCGCGGCCAACAGGAACGTGCTCCGGCCCCTGAACTATCCCCCCGAAAATCCGGGAAACGGTTTCATCGTGTACGACCTCGGAGAAAAGGGGAAGGTGGGAGTCCTCAACCTGCAGGGACGCGTCTTCATGCAGCCGCTCGATTGCCCCTTCCGGAAGGCCGACTGGGCGGTGGGGAAGATGCAGGAACAAACAAAAGTCATCGTGCTCGACATGCACGCGGAGGCGACCGCGGAGAAAGTGGCGCTCGGATGGCATCTGGACGGGCGCATCACCGCGCTCCTCGGTACGCATACGCACATCCAAACGGCGGACGCGAGAATCCTCCCCCGGGGGACCGCCTACCTGACCGACGTCGGCATGACCGGCCCCTATGATTCGGTCATCGGGCTGAAGAAAGAGATCGCGATCAAGCGCTTTCTCCACCAGACTCCCTATAAGTATGAGCTCGCATCCCACGATGTGCGGCTCAGCGGGGTCTACGTCCAGGCCGATTCCGAAACCGGAAAAGCCCTCAAGATCGAGAGCTTCGTCTACCCGGCCTTCTCATAA
- a CDS encoding bifunctional 5,10-methylenetetrahydrofolate dehydrogenase/5,10-methenyltetrahydrofolate cyclohydrolase, which yields MPRPYPNGLARPPMPAALIDGKKIASEIKDEVKLETDKLKASRKITPGLAFILVGDNPASQAYVKMKGKGCEEMGFYSITEKLPADTTEARLLELIGRFNNDPLVHGILVQLPLPPQIRESRVLTAIDYRKDVDGFHPVNVGRLVIGQECLKPCTPLGVQELLVRSGNDPSGKHVVIVGRSNIVGKPLLNILLQKKKGANAIVTIAHTGAEDISWYTESADILIAAMGRPECITGDMIKPGAVVIDVGINRVEDPAAKNGYRLVGDVHFASAADVAGAITPVPGGVGPMTIAMLLRNTLLAAGGSIYSD from the coding sequence ATGCCTCGCCCGTACCCGAACGGACTAGCACGACCCCCCATGCCTGCTGCGCTCATCGACGGGAAAAAAATCGCCTCGGAGATCAAGGACGAGGTAAAGCTCGAGACCGACAAGCTTAAAGCGTCGCGCAAGATCACGCCGGGCCTCGCGTTCATTCTCGTCGGAGACAACCCCGCATCCCAGGCCTACGTGAAGATGAAGGGGAAGGGATGCGAGGAGATGGGGTTCTATTCGATCACGGAAAAACTCCCCGCCGACACCACCGAAGCCCGCCTGCTCGAACTTATCGGAAGATTCAACAATGACCCGCTGGTCCACGGAATTCTCGTCCAGCTTCCGCTCCCCCCGCAGATCCGGGAAAGCCGCGTCCTGACCGCCATCGACTACCGGAAGGATGTCGACGGGTTCCATCCTGTCAACGTGGGAAGGCTCGTTATCGGCCAGGAATGCCTGAAGCCGTGCACGCCTCTCGGAGTCCAGGAACTCCTCGTCCGCAGCGGCAACGACCCCTCCGGGAAGCACGTGGTGATCGTGGGCCGGAGCAACATCGTCGGGAAGCCGCTCCTGAATATTCTCCTTCAAAAGAAGAAGGGGGCCAACGCGATCGTGACGATCGCGCACACCGGCGCGGAGGATATTTCCTGGTATACGGAGTCCGCCGACATTCTCATCGCCGCGATGGGCCGGCCGGAATGCATCACGGGCGATATGATCAAGCCGGGCGCCGTCGTCATCGACGTCGGGATCAACCGCGTCGAAGACCCGGCGGCAAAGAACGGATACCGTCTCGTGGGAGACGTCCATTTTGCCTCGGCGGCCGATGTCGCGGGCGCGATCACCCCGGTTCCCGGCGGAGTCGGTCCGATGACGATCGCGATGCTTCTGCGCAACACCCTCCTCGCAGCCGGCGGGTCGATCTATTCCGACTGA
- the pruA gene encoding L-glutamate gamma-semialdehyde dehydrogenase, with amino-acid sequence MPIPKFKNESYTNWATPEHRKKQQDAITALEAKLGAEYPNIIGGERVTAPNKLKSLNPSNPDQVVGVFQKGTPDSAVLALNAALKAFETWRYVDPEKRAGYLFKAAQIMRKRRYELNAAEILEVGKSWPEADADVAEAIDFLEFYGREMIRYAAAKPAVQLPGEKDELVYLPLGVGVVIPPWNFPLAILAGMASAAVVAGNTVVLKPSSDSPLVGYKFMEVMEEAGLPPGVINFVSGPGDAVGNTLVTHPKIRFIAFTGSKEVGIHINTEGSKVQPGQIWLKRIVAEMGGKDSIIVDHETDLDEAAAGVTVSAFGFQGQKCSACSRVIVDEKIYDKFVDLLAKRAESITVGQAKELANYMGPVINKGSMEKILGYVGTARKEGGRVVAGGAAAGGNGYFIRPTVVADVEPKATIAQEEIFGPVLAVIKARDFDHAIEIANNTEFGLTGGVYSKNKKKIEKAKREFFCGNLYLNRKCTGAMVGAHPFGGFNMSGTDSKAGGQDYLLLFLQAKSMAEKIK; translated from the coding sequence ATGCCAATCCCAAAATTTAAGAACGAATCGTACACCAACTGGGCCACCCCGGAACACCGGAAGAAACAGCAGGACGCGATCACGGCCCTCGAAGCCAAACTCGGCGCGGAATACCCGAACATCATCGGCGGCGAGCGCGTCACCGCGCCTAACAAGCTGAAATCCCTTAATCCCTCCAACCCGGACCAGGTCGTCGGAGTGTTCCAAAAAGGGACGCCCGATTCTGCGGTCCTCGCGCTCAATGCCGCCCTCAAAGCCTTCGAGACCTGGCGGTATGTCGATCCGGAAAAGCGGGCGGGCTACCTTTTTAAAGCCGCGCAGATCATGCGCAAGCGAAGGTATGAGCTGAATGCGGCGGAAATTCTCGAAGTGGGAAAGTCATGGCCCGAAGCGGACGCGGACGTGGCGGAGGCGATCGACTTTTTGGAATTTTATGGCCGGGAAATGATCCGGTACGCGGCGGCGAAACCGGCTGTCCAGTTGCCGGGCGAAAAAGACGAGCTCGTTTATCTTCCGCTCGGAGTCGGTGTGGTGATTCCTCCCTGGAATTTCCCCCTGGCGATCCTCGCCGGGATGGCAAGCGCGGCGGTTGTCGCCGGAAACACCGTCGTCCTGAAACCATCGAGCGACTCACCCCTGGTCGGGTACAAATTCATGGAGGTGATGGAAGAAGCGGGCCTCCCTCCGGGCGTGATCAATTTCGTGAGCGGCCCCGGCGACGCGGTCGGTAACACGCTTGTGACGCATCCGAAGATCAGGTTCATCGCCTTCACGGGTTCGAAGGAAGTCGGGATCCATATCAACACGGAAGGTTCGAAGGTTCAGCCGGGTCAGATCTGGCTCAAGCGGATCGTGGCCGAGATGGGCGGGAAGGATTCGATCATCGTCGACCACGAAACCGACCTAGACGAGGCGGCGGCGGGCGTTACTGTCTCGGCCTTCGGCTTCCAGGGGCAGAAATGTTCCGCCTGCTCGCGTGTGATCGTGGACGAGAAGATCTATGACAAGTTCGTGGACCTTCTTGCCAAGCGCGCAGAATCGATCACGGTAGGCCAGGCGAAAGAGCTGGCAAATTACATGGGGCCGGTAATCAACAAGGGCTCGATGGAAAAGATTCTCGGCTATGTCGGAACCGCGCGCAAGGAAGGCGGCCGGGTTGTGGCGGGCGGCGCAGCCGCGGGCGGGAACGGTTATTTCATCCGGCCCACGGTCGTGGCGGATGTCGAGCCGAAGGCGACGATCGCCCAGGAAGAGATTTTCGGGCCGGTGCTCGCTGTCATCAAGGCTCGCGATTTCGACCATGCGATCGAGATCGCCAATAACACGGAGTTCGGGCTCACGGGCGGAGTCTATTCGAAGAACAAGAAAAAAATCGAGAAGGCGAAACGGGAATTCTTCTGCGGCAACCTCTATCTCAACCGGAAATGCACCGGGGCGATGGTGGGAGCGCACCCGTTCGGCGGCTTCAACATGAGCGGCACCGACTCGAAGGCGGGTGGACAGGATTATCTTCTCCTCTTCCTGCAGGCGAAGTCGATGGCGGAGAAGATAAAATGA
- a CDS encoding thiamine pyrophosphate-dependent enzyme: MAGKEINTKTTGEIGSLEPLSDLGISVHTKTLTRWYQLIHLGRLVDLKAATYVRQAKGWSYHSSGAGHEGIQLILGLSFRQGKDFLFPYYRDVMTCLAAGISVQEVIENGLSKAADIASGGRHMSNHLSKPSIRIQNSSSATGNHSLHAVGVARAIKKYKGDEIAFASFGESAVSEGFVYEAVSGAAREILPVVFVIQNNKFGISVPIEEESANEDVGENFSGFKTVKIVNCDGTNVFECWGAMQAALDYVKSGEGPAIIHARCVRINSHSNSDRQELYRSPEEIAEARRFDPVQRFRNYLVTEGEISEAEINQIEEGNNKLVEETATKVEAEPDPDPATALLYVIPPAYEHPKEDAPDAQPAEGTPSITLREAINETLKEEFRRNENTFLWGQDVASKEKGGVFNVTKGMLAEFGNRRIFNAPIAENFIIGTANGFTRYRKDIWVVIEGAQFADYLWPAMEQLVECSHEYYRTNGQFAPNIVMRLASGGYIGGGLYHSQSLDGTFATIPGLRIVMPAFADDAVGMMRMAMRSKGFTIYIENKFLYNQFFTKSPRPSPDHIVPFGKARVRREGSDLSMIAWGTPVHYALRAAAKLADEHGINAEVVDLRSINPLDVDAILQSVKKTGRLLVAHEHPAFGGFGGEIASLIAEHAFSFLDAPPVRVASKNSPVPFARVLEHVVLLQEDDILQAALKLAAF; this comes from the coding sequence ATGGCAGGAAAAGAAATTAACACGAAAACGACGGGCGAGATCGGATCGCTGGAACCGCTGTCCGATCTTGGCATTTCTGTCCACACCAAGACTCTGACCCGCTGGTACCAGCTCATCCATCTGGGGCGGCTCGTCGACCTGAAGGCCGCGACTTACGTACGGCAGGCGAAGGGGTGGTCGTATCACTCTTCCGGCGCGGGCCATGAGGGAATCCAGCTGATCCTCGGGCTCTCCTTCCGGCAGGGAAAGGACTTCCTCTTCCCCTACTACCGCGACGTGATGACCTGCCTCGCGGCCGGCATCTCGGTTCAGGAAGTGATTGAAAACGGCCTTTCGAAGGCGGCCGACATCGCGTCCGGAGGCCGCCACATGAGCAACCACCTCTCCAAGCCCTCGATCCGCATCCAGAATTCATCCTCGGCGACGGGCAACCATTCGTTGCACGCCGTCGGCGTGGCCCGCGCCATCAAGAAATACAAGGGGGATGAAATCGCGTTTGCGAGCTTCGGCGAATCGGCCGTTTCAGAGGGTTTCGTCTATGAGGCGGTGAGCGGCGCGGCACGGGAGATCCTTCCCGTGGTCTTCGTCATCCAGAATAACAAATTCGGGATTTCGGTGCCGATCGAGGAGGAGTCCGCGAACGAGGACGTCGGGGAGAATTTCTCGGGCTTCAAGACGGTGAAGATCGTCAACTGCGACGGGACAAATGTATTTGAATGCTGGGGGGCCATGCAGGCGGCGCTGGACTACGTGAAGTCCGGCGAGGGCCCCGCGATCATCCACGCGCGCTGTGTCCGGATCAACTCCCACAGCAATTCCGACCGGCAGGAGCTCTACCGCTCCCCGGAGGAAATCGCCGAGGCGCGGCGCTTCGACCCCGTGCAGCGATTCCGGAATTATCTCGTTACGGAAGGAGAGATTTCAGAAGCGGAGATCAATCAGATCGAAGAGGGGAACAACAAATTGGTGGAAGAGACCGCGACGAAAGTGGAGGCGGAACCCGATCCGGACCCCGCCACTGCGCTCCTCTATGTGATACCCCCCGCCTACGAGCACCCGAAAGAGGATGCCCCCGACGCCCAGCCGGCGGAGGGAACGCCGTCGATCACGCTCCGCGAGGCGATCAATGAAACCCTCAAGGAGGAGTTCCGCCGCAACGAAAACACGTTTCTCTGGGGCCAGGACGTCGCCTCCAAGGAAAAGGGCGGAGTCTTCAACGTCACGAAGGGGATGCTCGCCGAGTTCGGGAACCGCCGCATCTTCAACGCGCCGATCGCCGAAAACTTCATCATCGGAACCGCGAACGGGTTCACCCGTTACCGGAAAGATATCTGGGTCGTGATCGAAGGGGCGCAATTCGCAGACTATCTCTGGCCCGCGATGGAACAGCTCGTCGAGTGCTCGCACGAGTATTACCGGACGAACGGGCAGTTCGCCCCCAATATCGTCATGCGGCTCGCCTCCGGAGGCTACATCGGAGGCGGCTTATACCACTCGCAGAGCCTGGACGGAACGTTCGCCACGATACCGGGGCTTCGGATCGTCATGCCGGCGTTCGCCGACGACGCCGTGGGCATGATGCGGATGGCGATGCGAAGCAAGGGCTTCACCATCTATATCGAGAACAAGTTTCTCTACAACCAGTTCTTCACGAAATCCCCGCGCCCCTCGCCCGACCATATCGTTCCGTTTGGAAAGGCGCGAGTGAGGAGGGAAGGATCGGACCTTAGCATGATCGCCTGGGGCACGCCGGTCCACTATGCGCTCCGCGCGGCGGCCAAGCTCGCGGATGAGCACGGCATCAATGCGGAGGTCGTCGATCTCAGGTCGATCAATCCGCTCGACGTCGATGCGATACTTCAATCGGTGAAAAAGACGGGAAGGCTGCTGGTGGCGCATGAACATCCGGCGTTCGGGGGGTTCGGCGGGGAGATTGCCTCGCTCATCGCCGAGCACGCCTTCAGTTTCCTGGACGCGCCCCCGGTGAGGGTCGCCTCCAAAAACTCGCCGGTCCCCTTCGCGCGGGTTCTGGAGCACGTAGTGTTGCTCCAGGAAGACGATATTCTACAGGCCGCGCTGAAACTGGCGGCGTTCTAG
- a CDS encoding glycoside hydrolase family 3 N-terminal domain-containing protein, giving the protein MPFVKLHRVCWYALLVYSILWLAGCAGGPPGPDNRSRTEWVEGTLKRLTLDQKVAQMVMSRSYGYYYSGGSDEYRRLERLVRARKVGGLIFFQGDVYETAALVNRLQKLADVPLLIASDFEWGSAMRIRRGTRFPEAMAIGATRDTSLARALGKAIGVEARSIGVRIDFAPVADVNVNPENPVINTRSFGEDPLLVGGMATAFSQGLQSTGVMATGKHFPGHGDTQVDSHLDLPLINVTRGRMDSVELSPFRQLIRGGISAIMIAHLEVPAVEQQHTLPATLSRSIVHGLLEGELQFNGLVVTDAMDMGALVHGFGADSSAVRAVEAGVDVILIPTDEDRAVEAVANAVRSGRIPEERINQSVRKLLGYKWSAGLADKRVVDLEKIPEAVGTPEHLLLAKQIARKSITVLKNDSVLPVARFGKKRILNITVSDAGQVRTEINRPGNQWPNEPVGDYFNAQLKKRYSNLRTVLIDPSSNELDFDTVRIMANHADLVLCTVFSKARSGAGQFGLTPALVGCVQSVLALKKPSVVLAMGSPYILAAFPEASASICSYSDCEPSTEAIAEVLFGEIPSRGKLPVTIPGRYSYGSGIDLGMEVLRYDLPESAGFQRDSLSLLDTILTRAIADSAFPGGQLLVSRDGAVVYNKSFGSLEYGSASPPVNASTMYDLASMTKVVATTSALMRLYDEGRIGLDDSVVRYLPEFGNHGKESIRIRNLLVHNGGLPPFKRLFLTCSSAAQALDSVYQTELIYPTGDSTVYSDFDFIVLGKVIERISGTTLDNYADSVFFAPLGMTRTMFRPDSSLRSNIAPTEFDGLFRKHQVWGVVHDENAYILGGVSGHAGLFSTASDLAVLMQMLTNGGKYGGKRYLKPETIALFTTKQSEKSTRALGWDTKTVNGYSTAGTLFSEHSFGHTGFTGTSVWADPDRKVVTIFLTNRVYPTRANNKIAKVRPAVHDAIIRAMVPLKNAAR; this is encoded by the coding sequence ATGCCTTTCGTTAAGCTACACCGGGTCTGTTGGTACGCTCTCCTCGTTTACTCCATTCTCTGGCTGGCCGGTTGCGCAGGCGGACCCCCGGGGCCGGACAACAGGTCGCGCACCGAATGGGTTGAAGGGACGCTGAAACGCCTCACGCTCGACCAGAAGGTCGCTCAGATGGTCATGTCGCGCTCCTACGGCTATTATTACAGCGGGGGAAGCGACGAATACCGCCGGCTCGAGCGCCTGGTGAGGGCGCGGAAAGTGGGCGGCCTCATTTTCTTCCAGGGCGACGTCTACGAAACCGCGGCCCTCGTAAACCGCCTGCAGAAGCTGGCCGACGTTCCCCTCCTGATCGCATCCGACTTTGAGTGGGGATCGGCAATGCGCATCCGGCGGGGCACCCGGTTCCCGGAGGCGATGGCGATCGGGGCGACCAGGGATACCTCGCTGGCGCGCGCGTTGGGTAAAGCGATCGGAGTCGAGGCCCGGTCCATCGGAGTCCGGATCGACTTCGCCCCTGTGGCTGACGTCAACGTCAATCCCGAAAACCCCGTGATCAACACGCGCTCGTTCGGCGAGGACCCCTTGCTCGTCGGCGGGATGGCGACCGCCTTTTCGCAGGGGTTGCAATCGACCGGAGTGATGGCGACCGGCAAGCATTTCCCCGGCCACGGCGACACGCAGGTCGATTCGCATCTCGACCTTCCCCTGATCAACGTGACACGCGGCAGGATGGACAGCGTCGAACTCTCTCCCTTCCGGCAGCTCATTCGGGGGGGAATCTCGGCCATCATGATCGCCCACCTTGAAGTTCCCGCGGTCGAACAACAGCATACACTTCCTGCGACACTCTCCCGCTCCATCGTTCACGGGCTCCTGGAGGGCGAGCTTCAGTTCAACGGCCTTGTCGTCACAGACGCGATGGACATGGGCGCGCTGGTGCACGGGTTCGGAGCCGACTCCTCGGCGGTGAGGGCCGTGGAGGCGGGCGTCGACGTGATCCTGATTCCCACGGACGAAGACCGCGCGGTGGAGGCGGTGGCGAACGCAGTCCGCTCGGGCAGGATACCGGAGGAACGGATCAACCAGTCGGTCCGGAAACTGCTTGGATATAAGTGGTCGGCCGGCCTTGCGGATAAACGGGTGGTGGACCTGGAGAAAATTCCGGAGGCCGTGGGAACCCCCGAACACCTCCTGCTCGCGAAGCAGATCGCGCGGAAATCGATCACGGTCCTGAAGAACGATTCGGTCCTCCCCGTAGCCCGTTTCGGGAAGAAAAGAATCCTGAACATCACCGTTTCGGATGCCGGGCAGGTCCGCACGGAAATCAACCGCCCGGGGAACCAGTGGCCGAACGAGCCGGTCGGGGATTACTTTAACGCACAATTGAAAAAGCGCTACTCGAATCTCCGGACCGTCCTGATCGACCCCTCGAGCAACGAGCTCGATTTTGACACGGTGCGGATCATGGCGAACCACGCCGACCTCGTTCTCTGCACGGTATTTTCGAAGGCGCGCTCGGGCGCCGGACAATTCGGGCTCACCCCCGCGCTTGTGGGCTGCGTGCAGTCCGTTTTAGCATTAAAAAAGCCGAGCGTCGTCCTCGCCATGGGGAGCCCCTATATCCTCGCCGCATTTCCGGAGGCGTCCGCCTCAATTTGTTCCTACTCTGATTGCGAGCCGTCGACGGAAGCTATCGCCGAGGTCTTGTTTGGAGAAATCCCTTCCCGGGGAAAGCTTCCTGTCACGATTCCGGGGAGGTACTCGTACGGAAGCGGGATCGATCTCGGAATGGAAGTCCTGCGGTACGACCTGCCGGAGAGCGCCGGCTTCCAGCGGGACAGCCTTTCGCTCCTCGACACCATTCTCACCAGAGCCATCGCCGACTCGGCATTTCCCGGAGGCCAGCTTCTTGTTTCGAGAGACGGGGCTGTTGTCTACAATAAGTCGTTCGGCTCTCTGGAATACGGCAGCGCCAGTCCGCCCGTGAACGCGAGCACGATGTACGACCTCGCATCGATGACGAAAGTCGTCGCCACCACCTCAGCCTTGATGAGGCTGTACGATGAAGGCAGGATCGGCCTTGACGATTCGGTCGTCAGGTATCTCCCGGAGTTCGGCAATCACGGAAAAGAGAGCATCAGAATTCGAAATCTTCTCGTGCACAACGGCGGGCTTCCTCCCTTCAAGCGGCTTTTCCTGACCTGTTCCTCCGCTGCCCAGGCGCTCGACTCAGTCTATCAGACTGAATTGATCTATCCTACAGGCGATTCCACCGTCTACAGTGATTTCGATTTCATCGTCCTTGGAAAGGTGATCGAACGAATCTCGGGCACGACGCTCGATAATTACGCCGACTCGGTCTTCTTCGCGCCCCTCGGGATGACGCGCACCATGTTCAGACCGGACTCCTCGCTCCGAAGCAACATCGCCCCGACCGAATTCGACGGGCTCTTCCGTAAGCATCAAGTGTGGGGGGTCGTGCATGACGAAAACGCCTATATTCTCGGGGGAGTGTCCGGGCACGCCGGCCTCTTTTCCACCGCCTCCGATCTTGCGGTCCTGATGCAGATGCTGACGAACGGCGGGAAATATGGAGGGAAACGGTACCTGAAGCCCGAAACGATCGCGCTCTTCACCACGAAGCAGAGCGAAAAGAGCACGAGGGCGCTGGGGTGGGATACGAAGACTGTGAACGGCTACAGCACGGCGGGCACGCTCTTCAGCGAGCACTCATTCGGGCATACCGGGTTCACGGGGACCTCTGTCTGGGCTGACCCGGATCGCAAAGTCGTGACGATTTTTCTGACAAACCGCGTCTATCCGACGCGCGCCAACAATAAAATCGCGAAGGTAAGGCCTGCGGTGCACGACGCCATTATCAGGGCCATGGTGCCTCTTAAGAACGCGGCGCGTTAA